One Phocaeicola dorei genomic region harbors:
- a CDS encoding flavin reductase family protein: protein MKEIKVNELTDNLFETISKEWMLVTAGTKDKFNTMTANWGGAGFLWNRPVAFIFIRPERYTFDFIEQNDYLTLSFLGKEHKEVHKICGSKSGRDMDKVKATGLSPLFTENGSIIFEQARLTFECKKLYADLIKPRNFIDKSITDRWYGESHGGFHKMYVVEIVNVLHR, encoded by the coding sequence ATGAAAGAAATAAAAGTAAACGAACTGACTGACAATCTGTTTGAGACAATCAGCAAGGAATGGATGTTGGTAACCGCCGGTACCAAAGACAAATTCAACACCATGACGGCAAACTGGGGAGGTGCAGGATTTCTATGGAACCGTCCGGTAGCCTTTATCTTTATCCGCCCCGAGCGTTATACATTCGACTTTATAGAGCAGAATGACTATCTCACTCTCTCTTTTCTAGGTAAAGAGCATAAAGAAGTGCATAAAATATGCGGTTCCAAATCGGGACGTGACATGGATAAAGTAAAAGCGACAGGACTATCTCCCTTGTTCACCGAGAACGGGAGCATTATTTTTGAGCAGGCGCGGCTGACTTTTGAATGCAAGAAATTGTATGCCGACCTGATCAAGCCCAGAAACTTTATCGACAAGAGCATTACAGACCGATGGTACGGGGAATCGCACGGTGGTTTTCACAAGATGTATGTGGTGGAAATTGTAAATGTGCTGCATCGTTAA